The Streptomyces sp. NBC_00775 genome includes the window GCGGGCGCGGGACGCGATGACCGCGTTCTCGGCCTCGCGCTTGAGCTTGCGCTCGGCGAAGAAACCGCCGGTCGGCAGGACGGAGAGGACGAAGTAGAGGAGGCCGGTGCCGGTGCTCCACTTGCTGCGGTTCCAGGCGTCCAGCCAGAAGATCACGTACAGGATGAAGAGGACACCGTGGATCGCGCCCATGACGGGCACCGCATTGAATTCCGTGGTCCGCTTCAGCACCGAGCAGACGAGCAGCAGCAGGAAGGAAACGGCTTCGGGGGCCGAGACCAGACGCAGGCGGCGGAGGGCGGAGGCTGTCTTCAGGTCCACGGGTCACCTTCGGTGGGGGAGACGTCCACAGTTTGTGAACGCACGCACAAGCATCGCCCATTGTGGCAAACGGTCCCCCTAAGGGTGCGATCAGGGTGCCTGTCCACCCACGGGCTCTGTTCCGCGGAGCGGCCCGGCGGCTACCTTCACCAGGTGGCGATGTTTCGACTTCAAGGCAGCAAGGTGCTGGCCGTCGACATGACCGGGGACGCCGTGAAGGCGAAGAACGGCTCGATGGTCGCGTACGACGGTCAGATGGCCTTCAAGAAGCTGAGCGGTGGCGGTGAGGGGGTACGGGGGATGGTGACCCGGCGCCTCACCGGTGAGCAGATGACGGTGATGGAGGTGAAGGGGCACGGGACCTGCTGGTTCGCGGACCGGGCCTCCGAGATAAACCTCGTCAGCCTCCAGGGGGACAAGCTCTACGTGGAGTCGAGCAATCTGCTCGCGACGGACGCGGGCCTGCGCACGGGCACGTCCTTCACGGGGCTGCGGGGCGCCTCGCAGGGCAACGGGCTGTTCACCACCACCGTCGAGGGGCACGGACAGGCGGCGATCACGTCCGACGGCCCGGCGGTGGTGCTGCGGGTCAGCTCCCAGTACCCACTGACGGTCGACCCGGGCGCGTACATCGCGCACCAGGGCAATGTGCGGCAGTCCTTCCAGTCCGGTGTGACGTTCCGCACGTTGCTCGGCGAGGGCGGCGGCGAGGCCTTCCAGATCCGCTTCGAGGGCGACGGCCTGGTCTACGTACAGCCCAGTGAGCGCAACACGATCGCCGGGGACGTGTGACATGCCCTTTCGCGAAGTGAACTCGAAGATGGTCGAGGCCACGGTGCTGCCGGGCCAGCGGCTGTTCAGCCAGCGCGGCGCGATGCTCGCCTACAAGGGCGAGGTCTCCTTCACGCCCAACGTCCAGGGCGGCCAGGGCGGTGTGATGTCGATGATCGGCCGCCGCCTGGCGAACGAGGCGACCCCGCTGATGACCGTCGAGGGCTCCGGCACGGTGCTCTTCGGGCACGGCGGCCATCACGTCCAGGTGATCAATCTCACCGGCGACACCTTGTACGTCGAGGCGGACCGGCTGCTCGCCTTCGACGGCACGCTCCAGCAGGGCACGATGTTCCTGGGCTCGCAGGGCGGCGTCATGGGCATGGTGCGCGGCCAGGTGACCGGCCAGGGGCTCTTCACGACGACGCTGAAGGGGCAGGGCGCGGTCGCGGTCATGGCGCACGGGGGTGTTTTCGAGGTCCCGATCACCCCGCAGCGCCCGGTCCACGTCGACCCGCAGGCGTACGTCGCACACCACGGCGACGTACGGAACAAGCTGTCCACGGCGCTGGGCTGGCGCGACATGGTGGGCCGCGGTTCGGGCGAGGCGTTCCAGCTGGAGCTGAGCGGCAGTGGTGCGGTGTACGTCCAGGCCTCGGAGGAGAAGCTGTGAGCGCGTACGGGACTCCGGGCGGCCCGGTCATCCACGACCCGATGACGCTGCCGGTCGACGACAACGTCAACAACTACACCTTCTGCGTGGAGCTCAAGGGGAGCCAGTGGTTCCTGCAGAAGGGCAAGATGATCGCCTACTACGGGTCGATGCAATTCAACGGCATCGGACACGGCCGGCTCGACCGTCTCGTCCGTACGTCGTTCCATTCGCCTCTGCACGCGAGCGACTGGGTCGTGGCGGAGGGCTCGGGCAAGATGCTGCTCGCCGACCGGGCCTTCGATGTGAATTCCTACGATCTGGACAACGGCAATCTGACCATTCGCTCGGGCAACTTGCTCGCTTTTCAGCCAAGTCTTGCCCTCAAGCAGTCGATCGTGCCGGGGTTTCTGACCCTGATCGGAACCGGGAAGTTCGTAGCCGCATCTAACGGTCCGGTGGTGTTCATGGAACCCCCGATCCGGGTGGACCCACAGGCCCTGGTCGGCTGGGCCGACTGCCCCTCCCCCTGCCATCACTACGACCACGGGTACATGACAGGTGTAATGGGCGGTCTACGTGCGATGACGGGCCTCGGCGGGGCCTCCGGAGAGGAGCACCAGTTCGAGTTCGTAGGGGCCGGCACGGTGCTGCTCCAGTCCACCGAAACCCTCATGGCCGAGCAGGCCATGGGGGCGGTCCCACGCGAGCCCGGAGTGCCGGGCGCGGGCGGGGTGCCTGGTCACCAGGGGCAGCAAGCCGGCGCACCGCGCCTTCCCGGACAGCTGGGGGACCTCCAGCGTCGCTTCGGGCTGTGAGCGGTAGTCTGCGGAGTGTGACATCGAACGCGTGCGCACAGTCACACCACCCTCACTAGTTCGCCTTTCAACATTTTAGGTAGACTTCATTTATGGAGACCGAGACGGCCACGCGCTGGCTGACCGATGCGGAGCAGTGCGCCTGGCGCACCCACCTGGAGGTCAACAGGCTGTTGGCCTACCAGCTCGAAAGGGACCTGCAGCCGTTCGGGCTGACCATGAACGACTACGAGATCCTGGTGAACCTCTCCGAGTCGGAGGGCGTACGGATGCGGATGAGTGACCTCGCGTCCGCCACCCTCCAGTCCAAGAGCCGCCTCTCGCACCAGATCACCCGCATGGAGAACGCGGATCTGGTGCGCCGCGAGAACTGCGAGTCCGACCGGCGGGGGCTGTATGCCGTGCTCACCGAGCACGGCATGGAGACGATGAAGAAGGTCGCGCCGCACCATGTGGGGTCTGTGCGGAGGCACTTCATCGATCTGGTGTCGCCGGAGGCGTTGGAGGAGCTGCACAAGTCGTTGCGGCCGATCGCTGAGCATCTGCGGGGGCAACGAGGTAAGCCGTAGCGCTCCGCTGGGTTCAGCCGGGAACCGCGGGCCGTCCGTTGTCTGCGGGTTGCCTGTGGCTGGTCGCGCCCATGCGGCGGAGCCGCAAATGTCGCTGCCCCGCGCCCCTTTCGGGGCGCGGGGAGCCGGAGCTCGAACAGTGCCCCGTCGATCAGACTCGGGAAGGCTCCTCAGCGTCCTTGGGGGTTTCCCGCGGAACCGCCGCCGCGCCCGTACCCCGTACGGAGATCAGGGCCGCCGTCACGGCCGCCGCCCCCGAGATCGCGAAGCACAGGCCCAGGGACACGTGGCCGACCAGAAAGCCCACCCCGGCGGCGCCGCCCGAACTTCCGGCGTTCACCGCGGTGTTGACCCAGGCGCCCGCCTGCGTGCGGAAGCCGGGCGGGGCCGCCTCGTCGGCGATCAGGTAGGACGTCGTCAGGGCCGGGGCGACGAAGAAGCCCGCGCAGGCCACCGCGACCGTCAGGGTGCCGAGGCCGGGAGCGAGTCCCGCGGCGAGCAGGGCGAGGCCCAGGCCGCCGGCCAGCAGCGGCAGCCGGACCCGTGCGGACGTACGCCAGTTGACGGCGCCGTTGAGCAGGCCGCCCAGCGCGCTGCCCACCGACAGCGCGGCGAGCACCCAGGCCACGACGTCGTCCCCGTGATGGCGCTGCTGCGCGAAGGCCATGACCAGCAGGTCGATGGCTCCCAGGGACAGACCGACACCCGCCGCCACGACGACGGACTGCACGAGCGCGCGCCCGCCCCGCAGCCGGCGCCCGGAGCGTCCGGCGGACTTCGCCGCGGCCGGACGTACGCCGGCGACGATCGGTGACAGCACGAACGCGAGGGTTCCGGCCCA containing:
- a CDS encoding DUF3817 domain-containing protein yields the protein MDLKTASALRRLRLVSAPEAVSFLLLLVCSVLKRTTEFNAVPVMGAIHGVLFILYVIFWLDAWNRSKWSTGTGLLYFVLSVLPTGGFFAERKLKREAENAVIASRARREGVVETS
- a CDS encoding AIM24 family protein, producing the protein MFRLQGSKVLAVDMTGDAVKAKNGSMVAYDGQMAFKKLSGGGEGVRGMVTRRLTGEQMTVMEVKGHGTCWFADRASEINLVSLQGDKLYVESSNLLATDAGLRTGTSFTGLRGASQGNGLFTTTVEGHGQAAITSDGPAVVLRVSSQYPLTVDPGAYIAHQGNVRQSFQSGVTFRTLLGEGGGEAFQIRFEGDGLVYVQPSERNTIAGDV
- a CDS encoding AIM24 family protein, with the translated sequence MPFREVNSKMVEATVLPGQRLFSQRGAMLAYKGEVSFTPNVQGGQGGVMSMIGRRLANEATPLMTVEGSGTVLFGHGGHHVQVINLTGDTLYVEADRLLAFDGTLQQGTMFLGSQGGVMGMVRGQVTGQGLFTTTLKGQGAVAVMAHGGVFEVPITPQRPVHVDPQAYVAHHGDVRNKLSTALGWRDMVGRGSGEAFQLELSGSGAVYVQASEEKL
- a CDS encoding AIM24 family protein; amino-acid sequence: MSAYGTPGGPVIHDPMTLPVDDNVNNYTFCVELKGSQWFLQKGKMIAYYGSMQFNGIGHGRLDRLVRTSFHSPLHASDWVVAEGSGKMLLADRAFDVNSYDLDNGNLTIRSGNLLAFQPSLALKQSIVPGFLTLIGTGKFVAASNGPVVFMEPPIRVDPQALVGWADCPSPCHHYDHGYMTGVMGGLRAMTGLGGASGEEHQFEFVGAGTVLLQSTETLMAEQAMGAVPREPGVPGAGGVPGHQGQQAGAPRLPGQLGDLQRRFGL
- a CDS encoding MarR family winged helix-turn-helix transcriptional regulator, which gives rise to METETATRWLTDAEQCAWRTHLEVNRLLAYQLERDLQPFGLTMNDYEILVNLSESEGVRMRMSDLASATLQSKSRLSHQITRMENADLVRRENCESDRRGLYAVLTEHGMETMKKVAPHHVGSVRRHFIDLVSPEALEELHKSLRPIAEHLRGQRGKP
- a CDS encoding MFS transporter, translated to MSASPSRPSYAALFRMPHTRRTFTTALIGRLSYGIVSLAMMLTVTRATGSYAVAGTVMALFGAMSVALSPARAALIDRYGPRRALIPMASLYATLLATFAAAAWRPGAPVTAIGALAVAAGACTPPLGPTMRAVWSEVIEDKPLLQRAYSLDGVAEEILFVSGPLLVGVVVQFAPPAAGVALSALLVWAGTLAFVLSPIVAGVRPAAAKSAGRSGRRLRGGRALVQSVVVAAGVGLSLGAIDLLVMAFAQQRHHGDDVVAWVLAALSVGSALGGLLNGAVNWRTSARVRLPLLAGGLGLALLAAGLAPGLGTLTVAVACAGFFVAPALTTSYLIADEAAPPGFRTQAGAWVNTAVNAGSSGGAAGVGFLVGHVSLGLCFAISGAAAVTAALISVRGTGAAAVPRETPKDAEEPSRV